One region of Mesobacillus boroniphilus genomic DNA includes:
- a CDS encoding CoA transferase subunit A, with the protein MENPFGKIATLEQAMEHFYDGMTLMFGGFGGVGSPPDLIDGILEKEIKDLVLIGNDTGFPEIGIGKIVSRGKAKKVIASHIGSNPVAGELMTKGELEVEFSPQGTLTERIRAGGMGLGAILTDVGVDHDFVAKGKKRMTLNGKDYLIETALTAEVSIVYAKKADPYGNLVFDKSARNTNPLVAMAGNFTIAEAEEIVPLGSLDPEEIVTPGVFVDMVIPSGGVNWKWAWE; encoded by the coding sequence ATGGAAAATCCATTTGGGAAAATTGCGACGCTTGAGCAGGCAATGGAGCATTTTTATGATGGGATGACTTTGATGTTTGGCGGATTTGGTGGAGTCGGTTCACCTCCCGACCTGATTGATGGCATTCTTGAAAAAGAAATAAAAGATCTTGTGCTGATAGGAAATGATACAGGTTTCCCTGAAATCGGCATTGGGAAAATTGTCAGCCGAGGCAAGGCGAAGAAAGTGATCGCCTCCCATATTGGGTCAAATCCAGTAGCCGGTGAACTGATGACAAAGGGTGAACTGGAGGTTGAGTTCTCGCCACAGGGAACTCTGACGGAACGGATCAGGGCAGGTGGAATGGGTCTTGGCGCAATATTGACAGATGTAGGCGTTGATCATGACTTCGTTGCAAAAGGCAAAAAAAGAATGACCTTGAACGGCAAAGATTATTTGATTGAAACAGCATTGACTGCAGAGGTTTCGATTGTTTATGCCAAAAAGGCAGACCCTTATGGAAACCTTGTCTTCGATAAAAGTGCCAGGAATACAAATCCGCTCGTGGCGATGGCTGGAAATTTCACGATAGCGGAAGCTGAGGAAATAGTTCCTCTTGGAAGCCTGGATCCTGAAGAAATCGTGACGCCAGGTGTATTCGTGGATATGGTAATTCCTTCTGGAGGGGTGAATTGGAAATGGGCATGGGAATAG
- a CDS encoding S66 family peptidase → MFAPKLVPGDEIRVIAPATSMIILKEAQVDLAVERLTKLGFNVTFGKNADAHDEFFSSTIAERIEDLHDAFADPNVKGILTAIGGYNSNQLLKYIDFDLIAANPKVFCGYSDITALQLAIYQKTGLVTYSGPHFSSFGVKHGLEYTLESFLEAVTNDSPYEIVPSKTWSDDAWYLDQENRTFHEQSGYLILQEGEAEGRLIGGNLCTMNLLQGTDFMPSLKESILFIEDDEESHSRSFDRDLQSLLHLPDAASIKALLIGRFQKNSNITEEALRKIISSKEELRNIPIIANVNFGHVQPFATLPIGAVATVKAVDSETEIFIEQNE, encoded by the coding sequence ATGTTTGCACCTAAATTAGTGCCAGGGGATGAAATAAGAGTAATCGCGCCAGCCACCAGCATGATCATTTTGAAGGAAGCCCAGGTCGATTTGGCTGTTGAAAGATTGACTAAATTGGGATTCAATGTGACATTCGGGAAGAACGCAGATGCGCATGACGAGTTTTTCAGCTCTACCATTGCTGAAAGGATCGAGGACTTGCATGACGCTTTTGCAGATCCAAATGTTAAAGGGATCCTAACGGCAATTGGCGGCTATAATTCTAATCAACTGCTAAAATATATTGATTTCGATCTGATTGCTGCTAATCCGAAGGTTTTTTGCGGATACAGTGACATTACAGCGTTGCAGTTGGCAATCTATCAAAAAACTGGTCTCGTTACCTATTCAGGACCCCATTTCTCTAGCTTTGGCGTCAAGCATGGACTTGAATATACTTTGGAATCGTTTTTGGAGGCAGTCACCAATGATTCCCCATATGAGATAGTTCCATCTAAAACCTGGTCTGACGATGCATGGTATCTCGACCAGGAAAATCGGACATTTCATGAACAGAGTGGATACCTAATCCTCCAAGAAGGAGAAGCTGAGGGAAGATTGATCGGCGGGAATCTCTGTACGATGAACCTTCTGCAGGGTACAGATTTCATGCCTTCCTTGAAAGAAAGTATCCTATTCATTGAAGATGATGAAGAAAGCCATTCCAGGAGCTTCGACAGGGACCTGCAATCGCTGCTTCATCTTCCGGATGCTGCTTCAATAAAAGCACTTTTGATTGGGCGTTTCCAAAAGAACTCCAATATTACCGAAGAGGCATTAAGAAAGATCATTTCCAGTAAGGAAGAGCTGCGGAATATACCAATTATCGCAAATGTCAATTTTGGGCATGTCCAGCCTTTTGCAACACTGCCGATCGGGGCAGTTGCTACAGTAAAAGCCGTGGATAGCGAAACCGAAATATTTATTGAACAAAATGAATAG
- a CDS encoding NAD(P)/FAD-dependent oxidoreductase, with the protein MNTNYDVIVVGAGPAGIFTCYELSLKMPGAKVLLVDKGHDIYRRNCPILQKKIEKCPPPAGKKDFAGCLPACSITNGFGGAGAYSDGKFNITSEFGGWMTDYLPDSKVVELIKYVDEINLKHGATESITDPMTDKVREIERRGYAAGLKLLRAQVRHLGTEQNLEILKNIFEYLKDKVDMAFKTEIEDLITERTPDGHRVMGVELKSGEKIFADKVVVAPGRDGSKWLTQLLKKRRLKMINNQVDIGVRVETSNVVMEEINEHLYEGKFIFNTSVGTSVRTFCSNPSGHVVVENHSGIMLANGHAYKDPNLGSKNTNFALLVSHTFSEPFDKPNEYAHEISRLANSLSNGGLIVQKYGDILKGRRSTEKRIKEGFLEPTMKEAVPGDLGLVLPYNTLKSLIEMTEALNQVTPGLASDHTLFYGVEAKFYSARPKLNDRFETEIRGLYVGGDGAGITRGLAQASACGVWIATDIIEKTKDGRKTEPALV; encoded by the coding sequence ATGAATACAAACTATGATGTGATTGTCGTTGGAGCAGGTCCGGCAGGTATTTTTACTTGCTATGAATTATCGTTGAAGATGCCTGGCGCGAAGGTATTGCTAGTTGATAAAGGTCACGATATTTATCGGAGGAACTGCCCGATTTTGCAGAAGAAGATTGAGAAATGCCCGCCGCCAGCCGGGAAGAAGGATTTTGCGGGTTGCCTGCCGGCATGTTCGATCACGAATGGGTTTGGCGGTGCCGGGGCATATTCTGATGGAAAGTTCAATATTACAAGTGAATTCGGCGGATGGATGACGGATTACCTTCCAGATTCAAAAGTTGTCGAACTAATAAAATATGTAGATGAAATCAACCTCAAGCATGGTGCAACTGAAAGCATAACCGATCCTATGACAGATAAGGTCAGAGAAATCGAGCGCAGGGGATATGCTGCAGGTTTGAAGCTGCTGAGAGCTCAGGTACGCCACCTTGGTACCGAACAGAATCTCGAGATTCTGAAAAATATTTTTGAGTATTTAAAAGATAAGGTGGATATGGCCTTCAAGACAGAAATTGAAGACTTGATTACCGAAAGAACTCCTGATGGCCATAGGGTTATGGGTGTTGAGCTGAAAAGCGGTGAAAAGATTTTCGCAGATAAAGTTGTCGTCGCCCCAGGAAGGGATGGCTCCAAATGGCTGACACAGCTTTTGAAAAAGAGAAGGCTTAAGATGATCAATAACCAGGTCGATATTGGTGTTCGTGTTGAAACGTCCAATGTCGTCATGGAGGAAATAAATGAACATTTATACGAAGGTAAATTTATTTTCAATACGTCCGTAGGAACTAGTGTGAGAACATTCTGCAGCAATCCATCTGGACATGTTGTCGTCGAGAACCATTCTGGTATCATGCTTGCAAATGGACATGCCTACAAAGATCCTAATCTAGGAAGCAAAAATACTAACTTTGCTTTGCTTGTATCACATACATTTTCTGAGCCATTCGACAAGCCCAATGAATATGCTCATGAAATTTCCAGGTTAGCAAATAGTCTTTCAAATGGAGGACTGATTGTGCAGAAATACGGTGATATTTTAAAAGGGCGACGATCAACGGAAAAAAGAATTAAAGAAGGATTTTTAGAACCGACTATGAAGGAAGCTGTTCCAGGAGATTTAGGACTAGTCCTTCCATATAACACGCTGAAAAGTTTGATCGAAATGACGGAAGCGCTGAACCAAGTTACTCCAGGACTTGCTTCAGACCATACTTTGTTTTACGGAGTGGAGGCGAAATTCTATTCCGCAAGGCCCAAGTTGAATGACAGGTTTGAAACGGAAATTCGCGGCCTGTATGTTGGAGGGGACGGAGCCGGGATCACGAGGGGACTGGCACAGGCGAGCGCATGCGGAGTTTGGATTGCGACCGACATAATCGAAAAAACCAAGGATGGCCGGAAAACAGAGCCTGCACTTGTCTAA
- a CDS encoding YjcZ family sporulation protein, with product MPVTAPAATGPAYGTFCGGGYPYAGVAGAGYGYGGFALIVVLFILLIIIGACCSYNW from the coding sequence ATGCCTGTAACTGCACCAGCTGCAACAGGACCAGCTTATGGCACTTTCTGTGGCGGAGGTTATCCTTATGCAGGAGTGGCAGGTGCTGGTTATGGATACGGCGGTTTTGCATTGATCGTTGTATTGTTCATCTTGTTAATCATCATTGGTGCGTGCTGCAGCTATAACTGGTAA
- a CDS encoding DUF4397 domain-containing protein, with translation MSIRNQNDYLHKAAMYDLLANYYKYLDPNMHVMYYHKHLRNLNKAVQLMRSYTVPASPSNTLPSMMRFLHASPAVKDVDIYLNGSRVLRDFSYKTNSSHMQLPPGKYQVDIYPAGESVSTVISKKIIVEPGRIYTAAITGPANNLRLLTFEDKPQTPVGETKARFIHLSPDAPAVDITGKNGDVIFPNVPYKQATTYLALTPMTVTLEAKVAGTKNTVVTIPDVKLEPNNAYTIVAVGTAKGEPPIEVILLQG, from the coding sequence ATGTCGATTAGGAACCAGAATGATTACCTGCATAAAGCGGCCATGTATGATTTATTGGCTAATTACTATAAATACCTTGATCCAAATATGCACGTTATGTATTACCACAAGCACCTGCGAAATTTGAATAAGGCCGTCCAGTTAATGCGCTCTTATACTGTTCCGGCTAGTCCATCCAACACATTACCATCCATGATGCGTTTTTTGCACGCTTCTCCGGCGGTGAAGGATGTCGATATTTATTTGAATGGCAGCCGAGTGCTCCGCGACTTCAGTTATAAAACCAACAGCAGCCATATGCAGCTCCCGCCAGGCAAATATCAAGTCGACATATATCCTGCAGGAGAAAGCGTTTCTACTGTGATCAGCAAAAAGATTATAGTCGAACCAGGAAGGATTTACACAGCTGCAATTACCGGGCCAGCCAATAACCTTAGGCTACTAACATTTGAAGACAAACCACAAACACCGGTAGGAGAAACTAAAGCCAGATTTATCCACCTTTCTCCGGATGCGCCGGCTGTAGATATCACAGGAAAAAATGGAGATGTCATATTTCCGAACGTGCCCTATAAACAGGCTACTACTTATCTGGCCCTGACCCCTATGACCGTTACGCTGGAAGCAAAAGTTGCCGGAACTAAGAATACGGTAGTTACCATCCCCGATGTCAAATTGGAGCCTAACAATGCGTACACAATCGTTGCGGTGGGCACTGCAAAAGGAGAACCTCCAATTGAAGTAATCTTATTGCAAGGTTAA
- the msrA gene encoding peptide-methionine (S)-S-oxide reductase MsrA, whose protein sequence is MEKGNQELATFAGGCFWCMVKPFDEQPGIVSVVSGYTGGTTENPTYEQVCSETTGHYEAVQITFNSDIFPYEKLLELYWQQIDPTDPGGQFYDRGQSYKTAIFYHNEKQRQLAEESKNKLEESGVFSKPIVTEILPAKTFYPAETYHQGYYKKNPERYNAYHIGSGRSAFIKNHWGEKK, encoded by the coding sequence ATGGAAAAAGGTAATCAAGAGCTTGCGACATTTGCCGGAGGCTGTTTCTGGTGTATGGTCAAGCCGTTTGATGAGCAGCCGGGGATTGTCAGCGTTGTTTCCGGCTATACTGGAGGCACAACTGAGAATCCTACATATGAACAGGTTTGCAGCGAGACAACCGGTCATTATGAAGCAGTACAAATCACATTCAATTCAGATATTTTTCCTTATGAAAAGCTGTTGGAGTTATACTGGCAGCAAATAGATCCGACCGATCCAGGAGGTCAGTTTTACGACAGGGGACAGTCTTACAAAACCGCGATTTTTTATCATAATGAAAAACAAAGACAGTTAGCGGAAGAATCGAAAAATAAGCTTGAGGAAAGCGGTGTATTCTCAAAGCCTATCGTGACAGAAATTCTGCCGGCAAAAACATTTTATCCTGCGGAGACCTATCATCAGGGATATTATAAGAAAAACCCTGAGAGATACAATGCTTATCATATCGGTTCAGGACGATCAGCTTTTATAAAGAATCATTGGGGGGAAAAGAAATAA
- a CDS encoding PTS sugar transporter subunit IIA has translation MFKKLFGKKEEPLKTIQLVAPITGNAVNLSAVPDPVFSEKMMGDGLAIEPTEGVVVSPIDGEIMQVFPTKHAVGIRAKNGAEILIHIGLETVSLKGEGFETHVKQGDTVKAGEKLVTFDIGIISEKAKSAVTPVIITNSDQAASLKVLTEGNVENGTTPILEVTFE, from the coding sequence ATGTTTAAAAAGCTATTCGGAAAAAAAGAAGAGCCGCTTAAAACAATCCAGCTGGTAGCACCAATTACGGGTAATGCAGTCAATTTAAGTGCAGTTCCGGATCCTGTTTTTTCTGAAAAAATGATGGGGGACGGATTGGCGATTGAGCCAACAGAAGGGGTTGTTGTATCGCCGATCGATGGTGAAATCATGCAGGTTTTCCCGACTAAGCACGCTGTAGGAATCAGGGCAAAAAACGGAGCAGAGATATTGATCCATATTGGGTTGGAGACTGTTTCCCTCAAGGGAGAAGGCTTCGAAACGCATGTGAAGCAAGGGGATACAGTGAAGGCAGGGGAGAAGCTGGTGACCTTTGATATCGGAATTATAAGCGAAAAGGCAAAGAGTGCTGTAACACCAGTCATTATCACCAACTCAGACCAGGCTGCCTCTTTAAAAGTTTTAACAGAAGGAAATGTTGAAAATGGTACGACACCAATCCTGGAAGTGACCTTTGAATAG
- a CDS encoding 3-oxoacid CoA-transferase subunit B → MGMGIDVRNRMARRAAEEISPGMVVNLGIGIPSLVPNHLAKKTMVMFHAENGIVGMGRSPEKGFEDENLCNAGGFPVTVMEGSSYCDSSVAFGMIRRGRVDLTILGSLQVSQNGDLANWIVPGKKVPGMGGAMELAQKAGKVAVLMNHTDKNGVPKIVESCTLPLTAENCVDIIITDLAVFKIIEGSIILSELFAPHTIPEVTAKTACDFSIVEDLRIIEY, encoded by the coding sequence ATGGGCATGGGAATAGATGTCAGAAATAGAATGGCCAGACGAGCCGCCGAAGAAATCTCTCCGGGCATGGTTGTCAATCTAGGCATAGGGATTCCCTCTCTAGTACCAAACCACCTTGCAAAAAAAACGATGGTGATGTTCCATGCTGAAAATGGAATTGTTGGAATGGGAAGGTCGCCCGAAAAGGGTTTTGAGGATGAAAACCTGTGTAACGCAGGTGGTTTCCCGGTAACAGTCATGGAGGGTTCCTCTTATTGTGATAGTTCTGTGGCGTTCGGAATGATTCGGAGAGGGAGGGTTGACCTTACTATTCTAGGATCCTTGCAGGTTAGCCAAAATGGAGACCTTGCAAATTGGATCGTCCCCGGAAAGAAGGTTCCGGGCATGGGCGGAGCGATGGAGCTAGCACAAAAGGCAGGAAAAGTAGCAGTATTGATGAATCATACAGACAAAAATGGTGTACCCAAAATAGTCGAATCATGCACATTGCCTTTGACCGCCGAAAACTGTGTCGACATTATTATCACCGACCTCGCAGTATTTAAAATAATTGAAGGTTCTATAATTCTCTCTGAACTTTTTGCACCACATACAATTCCTGAAGTTACCGCTAAGACCGCATGCGATTTTTCAATCGTCGAGGATCTCCGGATTATTGAATATTAA
- a CDS encoding DUF502 domain-containing protein, which yields MKSVLKNFINGILTIVPIILVIYVTYKTFMFLDSLLGNVLKPYLQERYIPGIGLLTTLILITILGWLSTRFITGSIIKLIDKLLEKTPFVKTVYSVIKDTVHSFLGEKKSFSKVALVTIPGTNMKSLGFITTENLKAFHEPLSEHVAIYVPQTFQVAGFTFLIPKTDVEIIDVKPEDAMKFILSGGMTSSNGQKSVNENSR from the coding sequence ATGAAAAGTGTCCTAAAGAATTTCATCAATGGGATCCTGACAATAGTCCCGATCATTCTTGTTATCTATGTCACCTATAAAACCTTCATGTTTTTAGACAGCCTTCTTGGAAATGTTTTGAAACCATATTTGCAAGAACGGTACATTCCTGGTATCGGCCTTCTGACAACGCTTATCCTGATCACCATTCTCGGGTGGTTGTCCACTCGCTTCATCACCGGAAGTATCATCAAGCTAATTGATAAACTACTGGAAAAAACCCCATTTGTAAAAACGGTTTATTCTGTTATAAAAGATACGGTCCATTCCTTCCTTGGTGAGAAAAAGTCGTTTTCCAAGGTAGCTTTGGTTACGATTCCCGGAACCAATATGAAGAGTCTTGGCTTCATTACTACAGAAAACCTGAAGGCATTCCATGAGCCATTATCAGAGCATGTTGCTATCTACGTGCCCCAAACGTTCCAGGTAGCAGGTTTCACCTTCCTGATCCCCAAAACCGACGTGGAAATCATTGATGTCAAGCCCGAAGATGCAATGAAATTCATCCTCTCTGGCGGAATGACTTCTTCTAATGGCCAAAAGTCTGTTAACGAAAACAGCCGCTGA
- the rsgA gene encoding ribosome small subunit-dependent GTPase A — MTAELNSHFNENYPDGFKLGRVALEHKHSYRVWLEDGEYLCTLAGKLTFDAISREDLPAVGDWVAVQTSPGEKRGIIKGILPRKSKFSRKAAGQVTEEQIVAANVDTVFIVNSLNDDLNLRRIERYLLLAWESGSNPVIILSKADLVTDLKDKMDQVSTVAIGVPVIAVSVLEGTGIQEIKPFLAPGKTVALIGSSGVGKSSLVNYFTGFEKQLVQEIRESDDKGKHTTTHREMVLLPGGAILIDTPGMREIQLWSSEEGINESFADIEQFADTCKFRDCTHKNEPGCAVWSAISEGRLDENRLFSYKKLQKELAYIDRKLDKKAQAEEKRHWKNISKEVRHSVKHKRK; from the coding sequence ATGACGGCTGAATTGAACAGCCATTTTAATGAAAATTATCCTGATGGATTCAAGTTGGGCAGAGTTGCGTTAGAGCATAAGCATAGTTACCGGGTTTGGCTGGAAGATGGAGAATACCTCTGCACTCTAGCTGGCAAATTGACATTTGATGCAATCAGCCGTGAAGACCTGCCGGCAGTTGGTGACTGGGTTGCCGTGCAAACTTCTCCAGGGGAAAAGCGAGGGATAATCAAGGGAATCTTGCCGCGTAAAAGCAAGTTTTCCAGAAAGGCTGCAGGGCAGGTTACCGAGGAACAAATTGTCGCAGCGAATGTTGATACAGTGTTCATCGTAAATTCACTTAATGATGATTTGAATCTGAGAAGGATTGAGCGATACCTGCTGCTTGCCTGGGAAAGTGGTTCAAACCCTGTCATCATTTTGAGCAAAGCTGACTTAGTGACAGATTTAAAGGACAAGATGGATCAAGTCTCAACAGTGGCTATCGGGGTACCTGTAATTGCAGTAAGCGTTCTCGAGGGGACGGGAATCCAGGAAATAAAACCATTTCTTGCTCCCGGTAAAACAGTCGCCTTAATAGGTTCTTCAGGAGTCGGCAAGTCAAGCCTTGTCAATTACTTCACAGGATTTGAAAAGCAGCTGGTCCAGGAAATTAGGGAAAGCGATGATAAGGGCAAGCATACTACGACCCACCGGGAAATGGTTCTGCTTCCTGGTGGAGCGATACTAATTGACACACCGGGAATGAGGGAAATCCAGCTTTGGTCAAGTGAAGAAGGAATCAACGAAAGCTTCGCGGATATTGAGCAATTTGCTGATACATGCAAATTTCGAGATTGTACGCATAAAAACGAACCGGGCTGTGCAGTTTGGTCAGCCATCAGCGAAGGCCGTCTCGATGAAAACAGGCTTTTCAGCTATAAAAAGCTGCAAAAAGAACTGGCCTATATTGACAGGAAGCTAGATAAAAAGGCTCAAGCTGAAGAAAAAAGGCACTGGAAAAACATCAGTAAGGAAGTCCGCCATAGTGTAAAGCACAAACGGAAATAA
- a CDS encoding aspartate aminotransferase family protein — protein sequence MKPSYLIKPALDESYPEIDYGKGIFLFDKDGKKYLDAASGAVTANIGHGVPEIILAMHEQSKRVSFVYRSQFTSEAAEKLAEKLAEALPGDLNWSFFVNSGSEATETALKIAIQYWQEKGIKSKTKILSRWISYHGITLGALSMSGHPGRRARFVPLLEEFPSISPPYCYRCPYQSSAPECGYLCAMELEGAIKRIGSDHIAGFIAEPVIGAAGGAISPPKGYYETIKKICDENNILFIADEVMTGFGRTGPMLASEHWNVIPDIVALGKGMGAGYAPIAATVVSDHVMEPILNGSKSIMSGHTLSANPQSCATALAVLEYLENNKVLSDVESKSVYLKNKLVKLKNQFDFIGDVRGKGLLLGLEFVKLPGAKIPFERSMKLTELVVKSGRDHGILLYPAGAGLDGVSGDAVIIAPPLTITKREIDELITLLKATFIEVYRILGFPYENGVEK from the coding sequence ATGAAGCCGTCCTACTTGATCAAACCTGCCCTGGATGAGAGCTATCCAGAGATTGACTATGGAAAAGGTATCTTTCTTTTTGATAAAGATGGGAAGAAATACCTTGATGCTGCATCCGGGGCTGTTACGGCAAATATTGGACACGGAGTTCCGGAAATTATATTGGCAATGCATGAACAGTCCAAACGGGTGTCTTTTGTCTACCGCTCTCAATTCACCAGTGAGGCAGCTGAAAAGCTGGCAGAAAAACTTGCTGAAGCTTTGCCGGGGGATCTAAATTGGAGTTTCTTTGTAAATAGTGGTTCAGAGGCAACAGAAACGGCGCTGAAAATAGCGATCCAGTACTGGCAGGAGAAAGGAATTAAGTCTAAAACAAAAATTTTATCTAGATGGATTAGCTATCATGGGATCACTCTTGGTGCTCTTTCAATGTCAGGACATCCAGGAAGAAGAGCAAGATTTGTCCCATTGCTTGAGGAATTTCCGTCGATTTCACCTCCATATTGCTATCGCTGTCCATATCAAAGCTCAGCACCTGAATGCGGTTATTTATGTGCGATGGAGCTTGAAGGAGCGATAAAACGGATTGGTTCCGACCATATTGCCGGGTTTATTGCAGAACCGGTGATTGGCGCTGCTGGAGGGGCAATCTCTCCCCCGAAAGGTTACTATGAAACAATTAAAAAGATTTGTGACGAAAACAATATATTATTCATTGCGGATGAAGTGATGACAGGCTTTGGCAGAACAGGGCCGATGCTGGCATCGGAACACTGGAACGTCATTCCCGATATTGTCGCACTCGGTAAGGGAATGGGCGCAGGATATGCCCCAATCGCAGCGACGGTCGTCAGTGATCACGTCATGGAGCCAATTCTGAATGGCTCTAAATCGATAATGAGCGGCCATACACTTAGCGCAAATCCACAATCATGCGCCACTGCGCTGGCGGTATTGGAATACCTTGAGAACAATAAAGTTTTAAGTGATGTGGAATCAAAGTCAGTTTACCTGAAAAATAAACTTGTTAAGTTAAAAAATCAGTTTGATTTTATAGGAGATGTCAGGGGCAAAGGCTTGCTGCTTGGTCTTGAATTTGTCAAGCTGCCAGGCGCAAAAATCCCGTTCGAACGAAGCATGAAGTTAACAGAGTTAGTTGTAAAATCGGGCAGGGATCATGGGATATTGTTGTATCCTGCAGGCGCTGGCCTGGATGGTGTGTCAGGAGATGCAGTGATAATCGCACCGCCGCTGACCATCACAAAACGTGAGATTGACGAGTTAATCACCTTACTGAAAGCAACATTCATTGAAGTGTATAGAATACTGGGATTTCCTTATGAAAATGGAGTTGAAAAGTAG
- the msrB gene encoding peptide-methionine (R)-S-oxide reductase MsrB → MKKNPEELKKRLTPMQYEVTQNNGTEPPFRNEYWNDLREGIYVDVVSGEALFSSRDKYDAGCGWPSFTKPIMEEEVIEKQDLSHFMVRTEVRSKTADSHLGHVFDDGPGENGLRYCINSAALRFVPKEKMEEEGYGEYLKLFQD, encoded by the coding sequence ATGAAGAAAAATCCAGAGGAGTTAAAGAAAAGATTGACCCCCATGCAGTATGAGGTTACGCAAAATAATGGGACAGAACCTCCATTCAGGAATGAATATTGGAATGATCTGAGAGAAGGAATATATGTCGATGTCGTCTCAGGCGAGGCATTATTTAGTTCACGGGACAAATATGATGCGGGTTGCGGCTGGCCAAGCTTCACAAAGCCGATCATGGAGGAAGAAGTAATCGAAAAACAGGACCTGAGCCATTTTATGGTCAGGACTGAAGTGCGCAGTAAAACAGCAGATTCTCATTTGGGCCATGTGTTTGATGATGGTCCCGGAGAGAATGGGCTCCGATACTGCATTAATTCGGCAGCTCTGAGGTTTGTTCCGAAAGAAAAAATGGAAGAGGAAGGGTATGGAGAATACCTCAAGCTGTTCCAGGATTAA
- a CDS encoding SGNH/GDSL hydrolase family protein — protein sequence MKSNPKKIFSVVFLTAAVISFLAIQSDHSFSEDLTVYEKIKAGSSFNYLIIGDSIGRGAGAENKDLRWYSQLEVLLEDFSGARARRNMIVQSGATSFEGIYKLQKSPKFRDIELIFIVFGENDRKYMAPEQFTYFYENLIRNAKERYPGSEIITIIESPLKQEQFAETINRVSAHYGAKPLDMRIPFKQSGMLTEQLTTDTVHPNGKGYQLYASAILDLIKNNIRIDAEIASLPKPLTRDQTLYLSERKHVSDSNGFTIENGINISKRPGDYLEYEFDGSILGVKAIRSQDGGKLKVYIDGEYVRTISTWWPFTRERYLYIASGLDNGGHTVRFETAENAYPNTPTEKTVIQIQSIILANVKKK from the coding sequence ATGAAATCCAACCCTAAAAAAATATTCAGTGTAGTTTTCCTTACCGCCGCAGTTATTTCCTTTTTAGCGATACAGTCAGACCATTCTTTTTCCGAAGATTTAACAGTATATGAAAAAATCAAAGCAGGTTCATCTTTTAATTATTTAATAATCGGAGACAGCATTGGACGAGGTGCTGGCGCAGAGAATAAAGATTTGCGCTGGTACAGCCAGCTAGAGGTGCTTCTTGAGGATTTCAGCGGGGCCCGGGCACGCAGGAATATGATCGTCCAAAGCGGAGCAACCTCCTTCGAAGGAATTTACAAACTGCAAAAGTCTCCAAAATTCCGGGACATTGAACTCATCTTCATTGTTTTTGGAGAAAATGACCGTAAGTACATGGCACCCGAGCAGTTTACTTATTTTTATGAAAACTTAATTCGTAATGCAAAGGAGCGTTATCCTGGCTCAGAAATCATCACCATCATTGAAAGTCCCTTAAAACAAGAACAATTTGCGGAAACGATTAATAGAGTTTCCGCCCATTACGGAGCAAAGCCACTGGACATGCGCATTCCTTTCAAGCAATCAGGGATGCTGACAGAGCAGCTTACGACTGATACAGTACATCCTAACGGTAAAGGATATCAGTTGTACGCTTCTGCCATTCTTGACCTGATCAAGAATAATATCAGAATAGATGCCGAGATTGCCAGTCTGCCTAAACCCTTAACCAGGGATCAAACCTTATACCTGTCTGAAAGAAAGCATGTATCTGACAGCAATGGATTCACCATCGAAAATGGTATAAATATTAGCAAGAGACCTGGAGATTATCTAGAGTACGAGTTCGACGGCTCCATTCTTGGGGTAAAGGCAATTCGAAGTCAGGACGGGGGAAAGCTCAAGGTTTATATTGACGGGGAATATGTCAGGACAATTTCCACCTGGTGGCCTTTTACTCGTGAAAGGTATCTATATATCGCAAGCGGCCTGGATAATGGGGGACACACTGTTCGTTTTGAAACCGCAGAAAATGCTTATCCAAACACCCCCACTGAAAAGACAGTCATCCAGATTCAATCGATTATCCTCGCCAATGTTAAGAAAAAATAA